The sequence ttgtatttatttatctctctctctcattacacCTTACCAATGCCTTGCATAAAATACCTGTCTTCATAGAGATTGTAACTCTCAgcattttacaaatgtattagaAAAGTTTCAAATAGCCTAGCATttatagaaaacactcaaaatatGTTTAAAGAAAATACAAATACTTAAATAGGCATGTATTTGAACACAGGTCTGCTCACTTAATCCATATGACTGTACGCATCTCAGACTGCAACATGTGCTTGCCAGGGGCTGTGGGTGGGAGGGTTGATAGAGGATGTAGAGGTTTAGGGTGGTCCAGAACGCGCGGGCTCTTATTGGCACACCTCACACACAGCCAAACCACCAACCTATAGCCTAAACTACAACATGCGCATTAGTCAAGGCAATCTGGAATAGCATACACTTCGGTGCGGCGGCGGCGGGTTTTGCGAAGGCTGCGGCTGCAGCATCATTCTCTAATCTGTTCTGCCCAGTGTTTTGGAGTTTCATGTTCTTCTGCCTTGCAACTTTGACTTATTTATCTTATCACGATCTCATCCTTGTAAAACACGGAATGATTCTGATTATTCTACATGTGGGAGCAGTTCCTGTCGTTTTGCTATTCAGACGCACGAGGGAAGAAGACGGGACAGCTGCCGTTCGATAATGTTTAGTCCGAAAAAATCAGATTTTTGTGACGACACGTTTTGAACCGTCACATTGCTTTTCTATTGTTTTTCACGGATACCTTTTTATTTACCCACTATGAATTTATGTGGTAAGAAAGTAGTTTATTGGATTCTTCGGGGTTTGTGCATTTTATGTAtgtttaaaatgtgttttgtgtgtattaAGAAGAATAACATGACCGTTATTTGGTCATTTGAAACATGAAAAGTGTTATTGAGGCTATGCCTAGACGTCTAGCCCGTTTATGTGGGCTAATCATCTTCGAATGAAAGCGTATTCTGTTGCACTGCGGTAAATCACAGATCTCATCGCGCTGTCTGTCGTCAATTGTTCGTTGTCACATCTATCCCTTGCCAGATGTAGCTGTAGCGTTGCCAGAGAAATTACAAGACGCTTTTCTACAGGTGCCGCCAGCCTTTTGTCACGATGAGTGACTGAAAGAAATTCAGACAGGTTTTTGCATTAGTCTGATTTCAATCACTGAATTCCTTAGTTTTTATTCAAGGGAAAAATAAAATAGCAAACATTTACAAAGTAGCATAAAATATCTATTTTGGACACATTTTCGGATTTTGGATGTTGTGTATCTTATATTCTCATCAGAAGAAAGCCACCTGTATTGACGAACAACTGCTAGTTAGGTTTATATGTATTTTAGATCACAACATTTTTAACTTGAAAGCCATTTTTCTTATCTGTGGAGTATAGATAATATTAGTCGAATAGAGAATACCATACAGTATAAGTATATAAAATATAGGCTCAAATGTATCCTTCACATAAACAATTGAttgtattttaatcaattatgTTTTATTGATTGTATTACTGCCACTGGAGATCTGAACATGGTGAAGCTATTTTATATAAACGGGATCTACAAAAATATATCCATTATCGAAATTAGAATCTACATTATGGAATCTTAGGTCCTAGGAATCCTATAGGCGTTGATGTAGTATTTAATTGCGTTCTGTAATGTGGGGTTGCCTACAGCTCAAAGAACAGAAATGCTATGGaccaaaaaaaacaataacaactaAACATCCAAACTGGGTCTGGTttattgtattttacagtattatATGAGTGTAAGGCCTTTATTACAGTTcaataaaacaacaataaaacaAATTGTAAGATCAACAAAGTAACTATCTAGGAAGAAAAAGTATGGGATTCAAAACACTAACTTTTTTGTTTCATAGTGAGACTGCTGTATAAGCCGTTTTGCTGCTCCTTTCTGTCAGTGTTTGTGGATTCCATACAGCATGAGTGTATCCCAATTATTTTGATTTTTTGCTCCACCAGGATCTGAACAGACTGCATCATCTATCTAAATGAATGAATTCAGCCATGCAATGTTCCTGGAAGGCTGTGATTCTGCTAGCCTTAGCGTCCATAGCGATCCAGTACACAGCCATCAGGACTTTCACAGCCAAGCCATTCCAGATGTGTCCAgtgacagtctccaaccctctgaACTGTGGCATGCTGGGGCAGGATGTGGTGGACTTGTCTTTTGACAAGCGGATCTGTGACGACTTTCTTTACTTCTCCTCCAATGTCTCCAGGAAGACCCATGTTCTCATCCTGGCCACGACCCGCAGCGGCAGCTCCTTTGTGGGTCAGCTGTTTAACCAGCACCAGGATGTGTTTTATCTGTTTGAGCCGCTCTACCACGTCCAGACCACCCTGCTCCCCCGCCTGTCCCACAGCAGGACGGCAGGTGACACCAGGGTGATGCTGGGGGCTAGCAGGGACCTGCTCCGGAGCCTCTACGACTGTGACCTTtacttcctggagagctacatcAAACCCCAGCCGGCCAATCACAGTACAGATAAGCTGTTCCGGAGGGGAGCCAGCAAGGCTCTGTGCTCCCTGCCTGTCTGCGATGCCTTCAGTCCTGGAGAGCTGAACATCGATGAAGGAGAGTGCGTCAAGAGGTGTGGGGTTCTCAACATGACGCTGGCGTCGGACGCTTGCCGGGAGCGGCGCCATGTGGCCATCAAGACCGTACGGATACCGGAGGTGAGTGACCTCAGGGCTCTGGTGGAGGACCCTAGGCTCAATCTCAAGGTGATCCAGCTGGTTAGGGACCCCCGAGGGATCCTGGCCTCCCGCATTGAGACCTTCAGGGACACCTACCGCCTCTGGAGGATCTGGAGGGCCACTGGGAGGAGGCCCTACAACCTGGACCTCACCCAGCTTACCATGGTCTGTGAGGACTTCCTGGGATCTGTAACCACTGGGCTCAGCAAGCCCCCCTGGCTCAAAGGGAGGTATATGCTGGTCAGGTATGAGGACCTGGCCAAGAACCCTCTCCAGAAGACCAAGAAGATCTATGATTACCTAG comes from Salmo trutta chromosome 7, fSalTru1.1, whole genome shotgun sequence and encodes:
- the LOC115197594 gene encoding carbohydrate sulfotransferase 1-like — encoded protein: MNSAMQCSWKAVILLALASIAIQYTAIRTFTAKPFQMCPVTVSNPLNCGMLGQDVVDLSFDKRICDDFLYFSSNVSRKTHVLILATTRSGSSFVGQLFNQHQDVFYLFEPLYHVQTTLLPRLSHSRTAGDTRVMLGASRDLLRSLYDCDLYFLESYIKPQPANHSTDKLFRRGASKALCSLPVCDAFSPGELNIDEGECVKRCGVLNMTLASDACRERRHVAIKTVRIPEVSDLRALVEDPRLNLKVIQLVRDPRGILASRIETFRDTYRLWRIWRATGRRPYNLDLTQLTMVCEDFLGSVTTGLSKPPWLKGRYMLVRYEDLAKNPLQKTKKIYDYLGLVMDKNVGDWIQNNTRGSNDLSAKHKYGTVRDSAANAESWRLKLSYDMVDYTQTVCQQVLQELGYKTVSSPEELKNLSLTLIEDKTFVPFL